The sequence below is a genomic window from Humulus lupulus chromosome 3, drHumLupu1.1, whole genome shotgun sequence.
GCGAGGCCGGAAGCCATTCCAATGGCAAAGGTCCCCCCATAGCCGGGCTTAGAATCGAGCTTGGCGTCGATAAGGGAGAGGCGTGAGTTGGCAGAGTCGAGCTTACGGGAGGCTTCGGCCAAGAGCTTGTCCTTCTTGGCTCGGCCGGAGGTGATGACTCTGAAAAGGGTGGCCTGGAGATCCTCTATGACCTTGACGGAGGCTTCTTGGGTGTCGAGACCCTGTGACTCGTAGTGGGATATGAGCTGCTTTGGGGACGGCAATTGCTTCTTCTTCATCTGCGGCTGCTGGCTCCGAGGGAGACCTTTTGGTGCTCCTCCTCCTGGATTATCCATTGAAATGAAAATGGGTTTTAGGGTTTTTGGTGCCAAAACCCAAAGCCCCGTCTATGCAACTCTGATGG
It includes:
- the LOC133822559 gene encoding uncharacterized protein LOC133822559, with product MDNPGGGAPKGLPRSQQPQMKKKQLPSPKQLISHYESQGLDTQEASVKVIEDLQATLFRVITSGRAKKDKLLAEASRKLDSANSRLSLIDAKLDSKPGYGGTFAIGMASGLALNGLGTVLPHVVGAVSQIWSSVRSVSKDSPQ